One genomic segment of candidate division WOR-3 bacterium includes these proteins:
- a CDS encoding lamin tail domain-containing protein, giving the protein MKILSFLIFFMTALCLNSQVPDVLINEFAPKGTEWVELYNTTSDPIDLTGWKLTSAVDGDSFMITGTIGANSLFLCSISTAIMDNDGDSVFLYKPGDTLVDHVAFGDVGPAPVSITTWSTARITDGYWSGSMARDFNIDATPTPNAPNDAKPAPLDGYLIINEIDPFPTAGNDSIELLNLSFTDTINTSGWVISDGDEVDTLFEHIIPPRSFLVIDEAEFGFDFAAQDVCYLFSPDTSRRDQLGWAGEYNDFSIQRIPNGGGPNDGYNWASSGGGTFIFDTTATWGAPNGFTTITLDFPAGGETLYSGDTVSISWTGNAMAYDLFISYDGGFNWEMAGDSVLSSPLLFEIPRIPSNQCLVSIFSNIDYFFSDTTGSFFSIIDSLPFGDTIEVYYDSSAATDYYHWTTADCGSGMRLTAPLQRGPFRLIGAKYMLSDASVGNNIFDCKVFRWAGTEPGTEEFTQKDTFPVLGTPQWYTVDVTHQGVTLETGEDFVVCIFYDGVNQPGWGFYTQTNDRAWDYDAGWSLWPSEMYCIRALLADMNGVVEEIGEGIEIDLPKLFFSEALFGNGTYISYALPVSGRVVIKIFDVTGREVRTLLDRFEEPGLRHIPFDGRDEEGYLLSKGVYFCRMESPSGNMSCKISIVE; this is encoded by the coding sequence ATGAAAATTCTGTCGTTTTTGATCTTCTTCATGACAGCGTTGTGTTTGAATTCGCAGGTTCCGGATGTATTAATAAATGAATTCGCTCCAAAAGGCACTGAATGGGTCGAACTCTACAACACTACATCAGACCCGATAGATTTGACAGGTTGGAAATTGACTTCTGCAGTTGACGGGGATTCTTTCATGATAACCGGCACAATTGGCGCCAATTCTCTGTTTTTATGCAGTATATCGACAGCCATAATGGACAATGACGGGGATTCGGTCTTTCTTTATAAACCCGGAGATACTCTGGTGGATCATGTCGCTTTCGGAGACGTTGGACCGGCGCCTGTTTCAATAACAACATGGTCAACGGCAAGAATAACTGACGGTTATTGGTCGGGAAGCATGGCGCGGGATTTCAACATCGACGCCACGCCGACTCCTAACGCGCCGAATGACGCGAAACCAGCCCCGCTCGACGGCTATCTTATTATTAATGAAATAGATCCCTTTCCAACTGCGGGCAACGATTCAATCGAGCTCCTCAACCTTTCTTTCACCGATACAATAAATACCTCGGGCTGGGTGATATCTGACGGTGATGAAGTCGACACGCTCTTCGAGCACATAATTCCTCCGAGGTCGTTTCTCGTAATTGATGAAGCCGAATTCGGATTCGATTTCGCCGCTCAAGATGTTTGCTATCTTTTTTCGCCCGACACTTCGAGGCGGGATCAACTCGGTTGGGCAGGTGAGTATAACGATTTTTCAATCCAGAGAATACCGAACGGCGGCGGACCAAATGACGGTTACAACTGGGCATCATCTGGAGGCGGCACTTTCATTTTCGACACGACGGCCACTTGGGGTGCTCCGAACGGTTTCACAACCATCACTTTGGATTTCCCCGCTGGAGGCGAAACTCTGTATTCAGGCGACACAGTTTCAATTTCGTGGACGGGTAATGCAATGGCTTACGATCTGTTTATAAGTTACGACGGCGGATTTAACTGGGAAATGGCAGGAGATTCGGTACTTTCATCTCCGCTTTTGTTTGAAATACCAAGAATCCCTTCGAATCAATGTCTTGTTTCCATTTTCAGCAATATAGACTATTTTTTTTCCGACACTACGGGCAGTTTTTTTTCGATTATAGACTCCCTCCCTTTCGGAGACACAATAGAGGTCTATTACGATTCATCGGCGGCGACAGACTACTATCACTGGACTACAGCTGACTGCGGATCAGGCATGAGACTGACTGCGCCCCTTCAAAGGGGGCCGTTCAGACTCATAGGTGCGAAATACATGCTTTCCGACGCTTCTGTCGGAAATAACATTTTCGACTGCAAAGTATTCCGGTGGGCAGGAACCGAACCGGGAACCGAAGAATTTACTCAGAAAGACACTTTTCCTGTTCTCGGAACACCCCAATGGTATACAGTCGATGTAACTCATCAGGGAGTTACCCTGGAAACCGGTGAAGATTTCGTAGTCTGCATATTCTACGACGGAGTAAACCAGCCGGGTTGGGGATTTTACACCCAGACCAATGACAGAGCATGGGATTACGACGCTGGATGGTCTTTGTGGCCTTCTGAAATGTACTGCATTAGGGCTCTTCTCGCGGATATGAATGGCGTCGTTGAGGAGATAGGGGAGGGAATTGAAATCGATTTACCAAAATTATTCTTTTCTGAAGCACTTTTCGGCAACGGAACTTATATTTCGTACGCTTTGCCTGTTTCAGGCAGGGTCGTCATAAAAATTTTCGACGTCACGGGCAGAGAAGTGAGAACACTTCTGGACAGGTTCGAAGAGCCTGGATTGAGGCACATTCCCTTCGACGGCAGGGACGAAGAAGGATATCTTTTGTCGAAAGGTGTGTATTTCTGCAGAATGGAAAGCCCATCGGGGAACATGTCCTGTAAAATATCAATTGTCGAATAA
- a CDS encoding lamin tail domain-containing protein, with amino-acid sequence MKIINFAFLILFATVISAQIPQVVINEFAAKANPEWIEIYNTTSSPIDLSGWCLINTPNDTTFLSGTLAGNAYMLVTLSSSQLSNDGDIISLANSAGDTVDYAGYGTRGPAPVGIYNSNNPAFSTARITDGCYTSPNNGRDFNIDGTPTPGTANDAHPAPLNAQVSINELDPYGGTTVYDSVELFNSTSSDIDVGGWFISDGDDFKVITGTQIVPANGFLVIDSSDFSGVNFTNVDVCYLFMADTQRVDQLGWYSDSSEYTYQRVPDGGGPHDGYNWVTSGGGTTLFDKIETWGETNGTVHVVEETPDAVFPEGYFLACPSLSGRGGIEVSFMAPGDFTLGVYSLDGRLVKEMFTGRTENRSYLTWDLSDSEGRPVSQGHYILMLSDDDQRISIKLEVIY; translated from the coding sequence ATGAAAATCATTAATTTCGCTTTTCTTATCCTTTTTGCGACTGTTATTTCGGCTCAGATTCCTCAGGTTGTAATAAACGAGTTCGCTGCCAAAGCCAATCCGGAATGGATTGAAATTTACAATACAACCTCTTCGCCCATAGATCTTTCCGGTTGGTGTTTGATAAACACTCCGAACGACACTACTTTTCTTTCAGGAACGCTGGCCGGAAATGCTTATATGCTCGTTACACTTTCTTCATCTCAACTAAGTAACGACGGAGATATTATATCGCTTGCAAATTCTGCAGGAGACACTGTTGACTACGCAGGATACGGGACGAGAGGTCCTGCTCCTGTCGGTATATACAATTCAAACAATCCCGCCTTCAGCACTGCAAGAATAACTGACGGCTGTTACACTTCTCCAAACAACGGCCGAGATTTCAACATAGACGGAACTCCGACACCGGGAACGGCGAACGATGCTCATCCGGCGCCTCTGAATGCTCAGGTTTCAATAAACGAACTGGACCCTTATGGGGGGACTACTGTTTACGATTCTGTTGAATTGTTCAACTCTACCTCTTCCGACATAGATGTTGGCGGCTGGTTTATCTCCGACGGAGACGACTTTAAAGTTATTACAGGAACTCAGATAGTTCCCGCGAACGGATTTCTTGTTATAGACTCAAGCGATTTCAGCGGCGTCAATTTTACGAACGTCGATGTATGTTATCTCTTTATGGCCGACACGCAGAGAGTTGATCAACTTGGATGGTACAGCGATTCAAGCGAATATACATATCAACGTGTACCTGACGGCGGAGGTCCTCACGACGGATATAACTGGGTAACCTCGGGAGGCGGAACCACGCTTTTCGACAAGATAGAAACCTGGGGCGAAACGAACGGAACTGTTCACGTCGTCGAAGAAACACCTGATGCAGTATTTCCCGAAGGATACTTCCTTGCCTGCCCATCTCTTTCAGGAAGAGGCGGAATTGAAGTGTCTTTTATGGCTCCCGGAGATTTTACCCTCGGAGTGTATTCTCTGGACGGAAGACTTGTGAAAGAAATGTTTACCGGCAGAACCGAAAACCGATCATATTTAACATGGGATTTAAGCGACAGTGAAGGCAGACCGGTATCACAGGGTCATTACATTTTGATGTTGTCCGACGACGATCAAAGAATATCTATTAAACTCGAAGTTATATACTGA
- the cadA gene encoding cadmium-translocating P-type ATPase has product MQSTTLRISGMTCASCAAGVEKFIASKKGINTVAVNLATETGFFEFDPVFLSENDIILSINSLGYKALKTNGLSAYPFSNQSHSDDVKKLFIRFIASLILALPVLYLAMGPMAGLYVPRINTVFNAIFQFAVTTAIMAVNWNIYASGIKKLLMRNPNMDSLVEIGTLAAYFYSVAISLHSLTDSGNHMNHLYFESAAFILVFISLGKYLESLAKKKTHDAVRKLVDLQPKKAFIEKDGVEIEIDTFSIKPGDIVVVRPGTTIPIDGETVFGSSYVDEKAITGESVPIEKNVGDKVIGGTVNLNGFIKFTATKSSSETVLAQIIKTVYQALNTKAPVQLLADRISFYFVPAVLIIAVVSFAVWMILGKPFVFALTSFVSILIIACPCSLGLATPTAVMMGMGLAAKRNILIKKSEALEEAFKVEEIVFDKTGTLTEGRITLSDITLLGDFNEKEILSYALSLETKSEHPVAKALAVYAVEKNAEFKEVEKIVISPGKGIGGVIGGSDILIGTPKFHELSGTDVTGIKETLDSAGNATVVLLSVSGKPASIFTFSDPVREEAAEVVKIIKTRGIKVSMITGDSFRVASSIAEKTGIENVLAEVLPNEKSKKIEEIKRSGKKIAMVGDGINDAPALATADIGIALGGGTDIAIETGDIILVKDDLRDVITALDISRFTMKKIKQNLFWAFFYNLLGIPLAAGAFYWLTGWLLNPVFAALAMSFSSVSVVMNSLSMKFYKGRFYNAP; this is encoded by the coding sequence ATGCAAAGTACTACTTTAAGAATTTCCGGAATGACATGCGCTTCATGCGCCGCCGGCGTTGAAAAATTCATTGCTTCCAAAAAAGGAATAAACACTGTCGCCGTTAACCTTGCCACCGAAACAGGTTTTTTTGAATTCGATCCCGTCTTTCTTTCTGAGAACGATATAATCCTGTCAATAAACTCGCTCGGGTATAAGGCGTTGAAAACAAACGGTTTATCCGCTTATCCCTTTTCAAACCAGTCGCATAGCGACGATGTAAAAAAACTCTTTATAAGATTTATCGCTTCGTTAATACTCGCATTGCCTGTTTTGTATCTTGCCATGGGTCCTATGGCAGGTCTTTATGTTCCCAGAATAAACACTGTGTTCAACGCTATTTTTCAATTCGCCGTGACAACTGCGATAATGGCTGTAAACTGGAATATATACGCATCGGGAATAAAAAAGCTTTTGATGAGGAATCCGAACATGGATTCTCTTGTTGAAATCGGTACTTTGGCAGCCTATTTCTATTCTGTAGCCATTTCATTGCATTCTTTGACAGATTCCGGAAACCACATGAATCATCTATATTTCGAAAGCGCCGCTTTTATTCTTGTTTTCATTTCTCTCGGCAAATATCTCGAAAGCCTCGCGAAGAAAAAAACACACGACGCAGTGAGAAAACTAGTAGATCTTCAGCCGAAAAAAGCTTTCATAGAAAAAGACGGCGTCGAAATCGAGATTGATACATTTTCGATAAAACCGGGCGACATCGTCGTGGTAAGGCCAGGAACAACCATTCCTATTGACGGCGAAACAGTGTTTGGAAGCTCGTACGTAGACGAAAAGGCAATTACAGGAGAGAGTGTTCCGATTGAAAAAAATGTTGGAGACAAAGTTATCGGGGGCACTGTCAACTTAAACGGTTTCATTAAATTCACCGCCACTAAATCGAGTTCAGAAACTGTTCTCGCTCAGATAATTAAAACCGTTTATCAAGCCCTTAACACAAAAGCACCCGTTCAGTTGCTCGCCGACAGAATATCGTTTTACTTTGTACCGGCAGTGCTTATTATTGCTGTTGTTTCATTTGCGGTCTGGATGATTTTGGGAAAACCGTTTGTATTCGCTCTGACTTCGTTCGTTTCAATCCTGATTATCGCCTGTCCCTGTTCGCTGGGACTTGCGACTCCTACTGCTGTGATGATGGGGATGGGTTTAGCCGCGAAAAGAAACATTCTCATAAAAAAAAGCGAGGCTCTCGAAGAAGCTTTCAAGGTCGAAGAAATCGTGTTCGACAAAACAGGAACTCTTACTGAAGGCAGAATTACCTTGAGCGACATCACCTTGTTGGGTGACTTTAACGAGAAAGAAATACTTTCGTATGCGCTTTCACTGGAAACCAAATCAGAACATCCCGTTGCGAAAGCTTTGGCGGTTTATGCTGTTGAAAAAAATGCAGAGTTTAAAGAAGTCGAAAAAATTGTCATTTCACCCGGCAAAGGCATCGGAGGAGTCATAGGCGGATCTGACATACTCATAGGCACACCGAAATTTCATGAGCTGTCAGGAACAGATGTCACAGGGATCAAAGAAACGCTGGATTCAGCGGGAAACGCGACGGTAGTTCTGTTGTCGGTGTCCGGCAAACCTGCTTCGATATTCACTTTTTCCGATCCGGTGCGAGAAGAAGCGGCTGAAGTTGTAAAAATAATAAAAACCAGAGGAATAAAGGTGTCCATGATAACGGGTGACAGTTTTAGGGTGGCATCTTCAATCGCTGAAAAAACCGGAATTGAAAATGTTCTCGCCGAAGTTCTGCCAAATGAAAAATCCAAAAAAATTGAAGAGATAAAACGTTCGGGAAAAAAAATCGCAATGGTCGGAGACGGAATTAACGATGCCCCGGCGCTGGCTACCGCCGATATAGGTATCGCTCTCGGCGGCGGAACAGATATAGCCATAGAAACGGGCGATATAATTCTCGTCAAAGACGATCTGAGAGATGTTATAACGGCACTGGATATTTCGAGATTTACAATGAAAAAGATAAAACAGAATCTTTTCTGGGCTTTTTTCTACAATCTGCTCGGTATTCCTCTTGCCGCGGGAGCTTTTTACTGGCTGACCGGCTGGCTTTTAAATCCTGTTTTTGCAGCCCTGGCCATGTCATTTTCGTCTGTCAGCGTTGTTATGAATTCACTTTCTATGAAATTTTACAAGGGGCGTTTTTATAACGCCCCTTGA
- a CDS encoding metal-sensing transcriptional repressor, producing the protein MKEDKNNILLNLKKARSHVEKIIEMVENDKECISVMQQNLAVIGLLRSSHEMMLRRHLKKCFGRAFDSGSTKTKNKMIEEVLAVSKLFNR; encoded by the coding sequence ATGAAAGAAGATAAAAATAATATACTGCTGAATTTGAAAAAAGCCCGCAGTCACGTTGAAAAAATAATAGAAATGGTCGAAAACGACAAAGAATGCATTTCAGTTATGCAGCAGAACCTGGCAGTCATAGGACTGCTGAGATCTTCTCACGAAATGATGCTTCGTCGTCACCTTAAAAAATGCTTCGGCAGGGCTTTTGATTCAGGAAGCACCAAAACAAAAAATAAAATGATAGAAGAGGTTCTCGCTGTCTCAAAACTTTTCAACCGTTGA
- a CDS encoding manganese efflux pump, whose product MNLITLLALSVALASDAFAVSVVTGFSHKNSGRTMALILAFYFGLFQTLMPVAGWITGKYLLNLFSNIDHWIAFVLLFAVGVKMIWGAFKKNEKNPETLKKGYIILLALATSIDAFAVGLTFEFLLKGIILSITVIGAITALLTYCGFFLGKKFGEFVGRKAEIFGGLILIAIGVKIVVEHLLNEG is encoded by the coding sequence CTGAATTTAATTACATTGCTGGCCCTGTCAGTAGCGCTCGCTTCCGACGCATTCGCGGTTTCTGTCGTTACCGGATTTTCTCATAAAAATTCCGGAAGAACTATGGCTCTTATATTGGCCTTTTATTTCGGACTTTTTCAGACTCTGATGCCGGTGGCGGGGTGGATAACGGGCAAATACCTGTTGAATTTATTTTCAAATATTGATCACTGGATCGCTTTTGTATTGCTTTTTGCAGTTGGAGTAAAAATGATCTGGGGTGCGTTCAAAAAAAATGAAAAAAATCCCGAAACTCTGAAAAAAGGATACATCATTTTACTCGCTTTAGCTACAAGCATAGATGCTTTCGCCGTAGGATTGACTTTCGAATTCCTCCTGAAAGGCATAATATTATCAATCACTGTGATCGGCGCAATTACAGCCCTTTTGACATATTGCGGTTTTTTTCTTGGAAAAAAATTCGGTGAATTCGTTGGAAGAAAAGCGGAAATATTCGGAGGTTTGATTTTAATTGCAATAGGTGTAAAAATAGTTGTTGAGCATCTTTTAAACGAAGGATGA
- a CDS encoding ferritin: MGEKGIQILKINVDQLLKILNKAFSDEWLAYYQYWIGSKVVKGPMKESVIAELVQHSADELRHADMLTLRIVQLGGTPVLRPEDWYKMTNCGYDAPEDPYVKNILEQNVKGERCAIDTYSDILELTKDKDPVTYNIILQILQDEIEHEEDLQALLEDFEMMMKKK, translated from the coding sequence ATGGGAGAGAAAGGAATTCAGATACTGAAGATCAACGTAGATCAGCTTTTGAAAATTCTTAACAAGGCATTTTCAGACGAATGGCTGGCGTATTATCAATACTGGATAGGTTCTAAAGTCGTGAAAGGTCCGATGAAAGAATCTGTCATAGCCGAACTCGTTCAGCATTCTGCGGACGAACTGCGCCACGCCGATATGCTCACTCTGAGAATTGTTCAATTGGGAGGAACTCCTGTTCTCAGGCCGGAAGACTGGTATAAAATGACAAATTGCGGATACGACGCTCCCGAAGACCCTTACGTGAAAAATATCCTTGAACAGAACGTCAAGGGCGAGCGCTGCGCGATAGATACTTATTCGGACATACTTGAGCTGACTAAAGACAAGGATCCGGTGACTTACAATATCATTCTGCAGATACTTCAGGATGAAATCGAACACGAAGAGGATCTTCAGGCTCTCTTGGAAGACTTTGAAATGATGATGAAGAAAAAGTAA
- a CDS encoding FAD-binding protein: MPFDIAVIGGGPAGATLARLVSKKFKVLIMDKKNLESGYPQCLSEEKNCGGLLAPDAQKMLAKFGLGLPKDVLVEPQLFSVKAIDIKTGLMRHYQRHYINIDRLKFDRWLLSLASDSVEYETSAFYLSHSENDRGCDIFYRKNGNVKKVFAKIVVGADGASSSVRRNTFPEKRIRRYLSVQEWHETGDTTPYFSSIFDGETTDFYSWTIPKNGSLILGSAFYDPRGISEKFLSLKKKLVEFGFTFKKDFRNKGCYLERPASISELAFSRGKTAMIGEAGGFISPSSAEGLSYAFWSALNLSKSLEDGTEKFSAKYARNSRGIAANIAGKILKSPFMFNPFLRETIMKLKLNSVEVLDENV, from the coding sequence ATGCCTTTCGACATAGCCGTAATAGGAGGAGGTCCGGCGGGAGCGACCTTGGCGAGACTTGTTTCGAAAAAATTCAAAGTTCTCATCATGGACAAAAAAAATCTTGAATCCGGTTATCCGCAATGTTTATCCGAGGAAAAAAACTGCGGCGGCCTCCTGGCTCCTGACGCACAAAAAATGCTGGCTAAATTCGGATTGGGTCTTCCGAAAGATGTTCTCGTCGAACCCCAGCTTTTTTCAGTCAAAGCCATAGATATTAAAACCGGTTTGATGCGGCACTATCAAAGGCATTATATCAACATCGACAGATTAAAATTCGACAGATGGCTTTTATCGCTCGCTTCGGATTCGGTCGAATATGAAACAAGCGCTTTTTATCTCTCACACTCTGAAAATGACAGAGGTTGCGATATATTTTACAGAAAAAACGGAAATGTAAAGAAGGTCTTTGCGAAAATAGTCGTCGGTGCCGACGGGGCGTCCTCTTCAGTGAGAAGAAATACTTTTCCCGAAAAGAGGATTAGAAGATATTTATCGGTTCAGGAATGGCACGAAACCGGCGATACGACTCCGTATTTTTCTTCAATCTTCGACGGGGAGACGACTGATTTTTATTCATGGACTATTCCGAAAAACGGATCGTTGATTCTCGGCTCTGCTTTCTATGATCCCCGCGGAATATCGGAAAAATTTCTTTCTCTAAAGAAGAAACTTGTTGAATTCGGATTTACGTTCAAAAAAGATTTCAGAAATAAAGGGTGTTACCTTGAAAGGCCGGCAAGTATTTCAGAGCTCGCTTTTTCGAGAGGAAAAACGGCGATGATCGGTGAAGCTGGGGGCTTTATAAGTCCGAGCTCAGCCGAAGGATTGAGTTACGCGTTCTGGAGCGCCCTGAATTTGTCAAAGAGCCTGGAAGATGGAACAGAGAAGTTTTCCGCGAAGTACGCAAGGAATTCAAGAGGCATAGCCGCCAACATAGCCGGAAAAATACTTAAATCCCCTTTTATGTTCAATCCTTTCCTCAGGGAGACTATTATGAAATTAAAGTTGAACAGTGTTGAAGTTCTCGATGAAAATGTATGA